A stretch of Myroides oncorhynchi DNA encodes these proteins:
- a CDS encoding type II toxin-antitoxin system HigB family toxin: MRVIAIKTLRVFWTKHADSEQQLKAWYQEAEKATWKNSNEIKAEYPSASILDDNRICFNIKGNHYRLIVKINFAHQMMWIRFIGTHAEYDKINANTI, translated from the coding sequence TTGAGAGTAATAGCGATAAAAACGTTACGTGTGTTTTGGACAAAGCATGCAGACAGTGAGCAACAATTAAAGGCTTGGTATCAAGAGGCAGAAAAAGCAACTTGGAAAAATAGTAATGAAATAAAGGCCGAATATCCAAGCGCAAGTATATTAGATGATAATAGAATATGTTTTAATATTAAAGGAAATCATTACCGATTAATTGTCAAAATAAACTTTGCGCATCAAATGATGTGGATTCGCTTTATAGGAACCCACGCAGAATATGATAAAATCAATGCTAATACCATTTAA
- a CDS encoding helix-turn-helix domain-containing protein gives MKLKPIKSEQDYEAALERLELIFDALPGTEDSDELEILGMLIEKYEKEHYPIDLPDPIEAIKFRMEQMGYTQKDLAEMIGLKSRASEILNRKRKLSLDMIRTLTKKLHIPSEVLIQTY, from the coding sequence ATGAAATTGAAACCGATAAAATCAGAACAAGATTACGAAGCAGCTTTAGAAAGACTAGAGTTGATTTTTGATGCACTTCCTGGAACGGAAGATAGTGATGAATTAGAGATTTTGGGAATGTTGATTGAAAAATATGAAAAAGAACATTATCCTATAGATTTACCAGATCCAATTGAAGCGATTAAGTTTAGAATGGAGCAAATGGGCTACACACAAAAGGATTTAGCAGAAATGATCGGATTAAAAAGTAGAGCAAGTGAAATCTTAAATAGAAAGCGAAAATTATCTTTAGATATGATCCGCACACTAACCAAAAAATTGCATATTCCTTCAGAAGTTTTAATTCAAACATATTAA
- a CDS encoding Crp/Fnr family transcriptional regulator → MDNIEMTDIFKNYLVSTGALQVEEINISSQFFESVLVKKGEFFIQENEVCRFIGFIASGAVKAYGSDKEDKENVTCFKFENEFVTSFSEFISQGNSIRSIKAIEDCIIYRISYSDYLYLLDKVTVWNKIIQSVLQQEYNQKQRYMLNYNNKTALEKYTYMLFNEPMLIKRVTTQDLASYLGITQRSLTRAKGQIHKNTL, encoded by the coding sequence ATGGATAACATCGAAATGACTGATATATTTAAAAATTATCTAGTTTCAACAGGGGCATTACAAGTTGAAGAGATTAATATATCCTCACAGTTTTTTGAATCTGTTTTAGTAAAAAAAGGAGAATTTTTTATTCAGGAGAATGAAGTATGTCGCTTTATCGGTTTTATTGCTAGCGGCGCTGTTAAAGCGTATGGTAGTGACAAAGAGGATAAGGAGAATGTAACTTGTTTTAAGTTTGAAAATGAATTTGTTACTTCATTTTCAGAGTTTATATCTCAAGGGAATTCTATAAGAAGTATTAAAGCTATTGAAGATTGTATAATTTATAGGATAAGTTATTCAGATTACTTGTATCTACTTGATAAGGTTACAGTTTGGAACAAAATTATACAATCAGTTTTGCAGCAGGAGTATAATCAAAAGCAAAGATATATGCTGAATTATAATAATAAGACTGCTTTAGAGAAATATACTTATATGTTGTTTAACGAACCAATGCTAATCAAACGTGTAACAACTCAAGATTTAGCATCGTATTTAGGAATCACACAACGATCACTTACACGAGCTAAAGGACAAATACATAAGAATACTTTATAG